GTCGTTTTATCGGGCATTCACCCTGGGGTGGATCCTTATGTTAGTCAGTGGAGTCGCACTGGCTCAGAGTGTTCAGCTTTACACTCCTTACACCAAAATATCTGTACCTCCGGGAGAGTCGATAGACTATACCGTCGAGGTAGTCAATTTCAGTCACGCCATCAGGGATGTGGGTATCTCTGTCACGGGACTCCCCAAAGACTGGGACTATAGTTTGCAATCCGGTGGTTGGACCATCGAGCAGTTGGCTGTAAAGCCAGACGAAGAGAAGAGTTTCAAACTGCAGGTGCAGGTCCCACTCAAAATCGAGAAAGGAAAGTACACCTTTTATGTCAATGCAGCGGGCTATTCACGTTTGCCACTGACCGTACTGGTGTCGGAAAAGGGCACCTTCAAAACGGACTTTCATTGCGATCAGCCCAATATGCAGGGACATGCGACCTCTTCCTTTACCTTCAATACGGAGCTGAAAAATCATACCGTAGAGCCTCAGATCTATTCTCTACGATCTCAAGCCCCCAGAGGCTGGAGAGTGATCTTCAAACCCAATCACAAGCAGGCCACCTCTGTCAACGTGGATCCTAATGGGAGCAAGAATGTCAGCATAGAGATCACCGCACCGACAGGGATCAAAGAAGGAACCTATAGCATACCCGTACAAGCCGTCAACTCCAATACCTCGGCGGATCTGGACCTGGAGGTCGTGATCACGGGCTCTTACGAGATGGAATTGACCACTCCTACAGGACTACTCAGTACCAAGTTGACTGCTGGAGAGACCAAGCGAATCGAGCTGCTGGTGAAAAACACCGGGAGTACGACCCTCAAAGATGTAGAGCTGAGTGCGACCAACCCCAGCAAATGGGAAGTGCAATTTGATCCCAAAGAGATAGAAGCCATAGAGGCGGGACAGTCCAAAACAGTATATGCCACGCTGCAAGCCTACGACAAGGCCATCGCCGGAGACTATGTCGTAAAGATGAAGGCGAAATCCCCAGAGGTAGACTCGGATGCATCGTTTAGAGTGTCGGTCAAAACCAGCTGGTGGTCCGGGGCGCTGGGGATTGTGATTATCCTGGCGGTCATAGGAGGCCTGGGCTATCTGTTCAAGAAATACGGAAGGAGGTAGACCATGTCTGAGGAGGTAATAGACATCCAAAATCTGGTCAAGACCTACCCGGGACATACTGCCGTCGATGGCCTGAATCTGAAAATACGAAAAGGAGAGGTGTTCGGGCTGCTCGGTCCCAATGGAGCGGGCAAGTCCACCACGATACTGATGCTCATGGGGATGACGGATCCCAGTGAGGGTAGCCTGCGTGTCTGCGGGATCGACCCCACACGCCAGCCGGTAGAGGTGAAAAGAAAAGTGGGCTACCTGCCAGAAAACGTAGGTTTCTACGAAGATCGCAGTGGGCTGGATAACCTCGTCTACTTGGCCAGACTCAATGGCTTCAACCTACAGGAGGCAGAGTCAAAGGCGGAAGAAATGCTGGAAAAGGTGGGATTGACCGAAGCAGCCCATAAGAAGGTAGGCCAATACTCTCGTGGTATGCGTCAGCGCCTGGGACTGGCCGACACCCTGATCAAATCCCCGGAGGTGATCATCCTGGATGAGCCCACCCTAGGGATCGACCCAAAAGGGGTGAAGGAGCTCCTGGCCTTGATCACCCGACTGAGCAAGGAGGAAGGACTGACCGTACTGCTTTCTTCCCATCATCTGCACCAGGTGCAGCAGGTCTGCGACCGTGTGGGGCTTTTCGTAGCAGGAAAACTTATTGCAGAAGGAGATCTGGAGTCGCTGTCCCAGCAGCTGTTCGCAGAGAGCGAACAGAGAGTAGAGGCACATGTGTCTGCAGACAATCCTTCCAAAATTGAGCAGGCCATTCAGCAGATTTCAGCTCTGGATGAGGTAAAAACCGTGGAGCGACAAGAGGATAGGCTCCAAATCACTTGCACGGGGCATAGTTCGCCAAGGATAGCTCGAGAGATCGCAGCGGCTGATTTGGATTTGATCAATCTGAGCCAGAAGCAACTGGGGCTGGACGAAATTTATCAACGATACTTTGAAGGAGGTGAAAATGAGTGATGACACGATACAAGTTACAGCTCCGACCGCCAATCCATGGTTCGGAGGTTTTAGAAAGAAGAAAGCCCGGACGACACATCCTTTTTGGGTGATGGTGGGCAAAGAAATGGCTGACCATGTGCGCAGTTGGCGTTTTATCCTATTGCTGGCTTTGTTGGCGCTGGCCTGTGTGGGTTCGCTATACACGGCACTGTCCAACCTGGGATCCAGTATCAAAGCCATAGATGCCGAAGATGCTTTTTTCTTTTTGCGCTTATTTACCGTTTCGGATGGTTCCATGCCGTCTTTTATGGTATTCATTAGTTTCCTGGGTCCGATCTTGGGGATCGCACTGGGCTTTGATGCAATCAATTCGGAGCAAAACCGAGGGACACTGAGTCGTGTGCTCTCACAGCCCATCCATCGGGACTACCTGATCAATTCGAAGTTCGTAGCAGCTTTGATCATCATCGGAGTGATGCTCTTTGCGCTGGGCTTTTTGGTGATGGGGATCGGGATGTTGGTGACAGGGCTGGTGCCTACTATGGAGGAGTTCATGCGCTTTTTTGCTTTCATGCTGGTAAGTGTGCTATATGTAGCCTTCTGGCTCAACTTGTCGCTTTTGTTTTCAGTCAGGTTCAGGCAAGCAGCTACATCGGCCTTGTCGGGGCTATCTATTTGGTTGTTCTTCACTGTGTTTTATCAGTTGATCGTGCAGCTGCTAGTGAAGGCAGTGATCCCAACCACCATACTGACCCAGCAACGTGCCGCGCAGTATCAGTACCTCTTACAAAAGTGGATGAGCATACTGCCGAGCCAGCTCTACAGTGATGCCACTACCACACTGCTGATGCCGAAGGTGAGGAGCCTTGGTCCTCTGACGATGGAGCAGATGTATGGTAGTATACCGAGCCCCTTGCCACTGGGACAAAGTCTGCTGGTCGTTTGGCCGCAGCTGACGGGTTTGATTGCAGCGACATTGCTTTGTTTCGGTATTTCCTACTTATGGTTTATGCGCCGAGAGGTTCGCGCCAATTGATAGGAATACCAATTTGTGAGATGCTTTAGCCCTTGATTATTTTTATAGAAAAGCCTGCGGATGAATACCTGCAGGCTTTTTGTGTTTTTAGCTCTATTGTCAATCGCTCAGCAGCTTAGAGGGGCTGCTTGATCATGCCTTCGCTCGTAGAACCACCCACGAAGATAAAGGCACCCCAATAGTAGGGAGATTCGTATTTCGTTTTGAGTTCTTGCTGTGCAGCGACAAAGGCATCCCGAGGGGCTTTGCCTTCTACATAGTTTTTGTAAAAGAGGATCATCAGATCTTTGGTAGCCGCATCGCTTACTTTCCATAGACTGATTACCACTGCGTCTGCTCCTGCAGTTTGGAAGGCACGCTGTAGTCCGTAGACCCCTTCACCACTTTTGACTTTTCCCAAGCCAGTTTCGCAGGCAGACAGGATCACCAGTTTCGTGTCTCTTAGGCTAATGTTCATTACCTCATAGCTGGTCATGATGCCATCTTCTGCTATACCTCCCGATTGGATCGCCACCAATTCCTTCAATAATACGAGACTGTCATAGGCATGTGCCGCTCCTGTTAGCATCAGCCCAGAGTTGAACAGTGGATTGATGAAGGGGTTGCTGAGTTGGATGGTCGTCAGGTCGTCGGAGATAAAAGGCTCTGTCTTAGGGGGATCTTCGTTCAAGAAGAAACCATGCGTAGCGATATGCAACAGACCTGGGCTCTCTAGCGCCTTTACTCGTTCTTCAGTAGCCTCATTACCTGTGATGACTTCTTCCTCGACATGGTCCGACACAATGGCGGATGCCGCCTCTACCTCCTCCAGCGTACCGGGTAGGAGGGTGATTTCAGCTCCACGACTGATCATGTTTTTCATCTGAAAGTGAATGCTGCGTTCGCCTCCATCATCTGTACTTGCTGGTTGGCTTCCTTCCGTTTCCCCTTTCAGCGGATTGTACTGGTAGTTAGGATAGCCAAAGAAATAAAACTCAGCGCTGCTGGTGTTGCTTTGGTAATTGGGCTTATCCTCCTCGATAAGATCTCTAAGGCTCGACAGCAGGAGCAGGTTGTATTCGTTGATGAAATACTCATTGGTCTCAGTGTTCAGCAGGGTGTTGAGATTGATCTGGTTGTAGACCCCGTCAGGCGACATGTAGATGTTCTTGCGCATGTCTCGGTTAAATCCTTCTATCAATGGATTGACGAATACATCGTAAGAAACCTCATCTGCCATTTTGAATTTGACCAGGTTTCGATAAGTTTTCAATTGTTTGACTTCCATCTGGTTGCCGTTCTCCAGCATCACCAGTTTTGGGCCATTGTTCATTCGTTTGTTCAGCGCCAGGCAGGCGTATCTGATACTATCCGTAAACTGCCCTGTATTGACATCAAAGTCTCTGAGACGGATGATCTCAATGGCCATTTCATCTTCAGAAAGCGAATTGGCCACTGACTGCCAGTTCAGTAGATCCATGTCTCGTTTGTTGTTTTTACTGACTGCCACCTTCAGACTAATTTTCTTTTCCAACTCATTGGATAATTCGAGCAGGCTGTCTTTGTCCAGTCCGCTTTTTGCCAGGGTTTGGTGGTCTACTTTATTCAGTTTACTCAGATTCTCTTTGGTTTTGATCCAGAGTAGATAGGCCTCCATGAGGGCAGGGTCATTGAGTTCATAGATTGCTTCTTTTAGGTTTTTGACCGACTGAAACAGCAGGGCTTTGTTAGCCAATCGGTAGTCAAATACCTGATTGATCCAGGTCTGCTGCTCTTCTTTGCTCGTTTCGAAAAAGGCATAGTAATAGTAATAGTAATAGTAGCTCATAGAACTGCCCTTTTTCGTATTCACTCAAGAACGCAAAGTACTTGTTGTACTGAATCAGGTAGTTTTCCGCGCTTTTTTTGAGGTAGATGCTGGCTTCCTTTTTGTTGCCAGCCTTCAGGTTGATTTTGGCCAGCATGAAAAGCGAATTGGCATAGTCTGGATGATAAAAATCGAAAAGGGTGGTACGGATCTCCAGAGCTTTTCTTTCTTGCTTTTCGGCTGTTTTCAGATTGTTGGCTTGATACAAAAAGGCAGAGTAGGAGGAAAGGGCTTTCGCTAGATAAAAATGTGACTTTCCATAATTCTTCTCCAGTGTAGCTATAGATTCCAGGAAATACCCCTTGGCCTTTTGTGGTTCCGCCTCAGCGATGGCCTGTGCCTTTAGGATCAGTAATCTGCAATAGTCGGCATGTGAGGTGCCTACCGATGGTTCTAATATGGTTTGGCAGTTTTGAAGTAAGTCCTGACTGCTGGACGCAAAGCCCTGCTGAATCAATACATCGGCCAACTCGAGCTGCGACTTGGCCAGTACCGGATGATTCTCTCCATAGTAGCTTCTCTGGAATGCAATCAATTCGCTCAGGGTTTCTCCCGCTTCGTTCAGGTTATTCATCGCTATGTAGATTTTGGCCTTCAAGAGGTAAGCTTGCGATTTGGCAGGATGAAAATCCGGGTAGATGTGCTCTAGTATTTTCAGGGCTTCATTGTTCAATGCTTCAGCTACAGTGAAGTTTCCTTTCGTGAGGTAGAAGTCAGATTGATACACCAAATTCATCGATTTGGCAGTGAGTTCTGGGTCAGTACTGGCATTTTCTGTGAGTTGGTTGCATTGGTTGAAGTAGCCTTCCGCCACATCGAAGCGTGCCATTTCGGTCCCAATCGAACCCAGGAGGGCCAGTACTTCTATGGTTTTGGCATCTTCCTTTCCATAGACTTTTTTGCTAAGGTCGTGAAGGGTGCTGAGCATCTCTTGTGCTACCCCTAGCTTCCCTTGTGCACGAAACAATTCTATCACCAACCGGAGTTGATCTATGTAGATGGGCGATTTGGTACCATATTGTTCCCGGATCAGAAGTAGAGCGGGCCAATAGTGGACGTAGGCGCTATCCAGATTTCCGTCCATGAATTGCGAGTAACCCAGAGCCCTGTCTACATAAATGGCCAATTTTTTGTCAACTCCTGATTCATTTTTTAGAGTTGTATAGATGGATTCAAGTTTGGAACCGGCCATTTCCTGATTTCCCTTCAATAAATCTAAATAGGCCTCAGCGGTAGCTTTGAGCTGTTCATCGGTTTCGTTAGTAGGATACCACTGTTCGAGGGAGCTGGCAGCAGACCTGGAATCATAAGATGCCAATTGCCTGAATACGGTGGTCTCGTTGTTTCCGAAAGCCATCGTAAAATTGAGAAGCAGTATGACAAGAGTACGAATATGCATGACACGCCTATTGTTTAAGTTTCAATAATATGCTCGCCGAATTGATGAACATTTCGCCACTTGCTTCTGCTTCATATTCATATTCATCTCCAAAACCATCTAGAAAGTAATCGCTCTTTTCATAATAATCAAAAGATAGAGTTGCCGCTTCGTTGCTTTTAGAGAGGAGAATGGTTTCATCATCAATCCATTCTATTTGCCATAGATTGAGCCCTTCGCCGTATAGTGGATCCTTGAAATCAAAAAGCAAGTCTTCACTACCATTGGCCATTTCCCAGATTCCTTCAGGTATCCCTTCGCCAAAATTGGAATAGAAGTAGCTGATCTCGATGAAGAAAGAATAATCCTCTTCATAAATTTCGTATTCACCATTGCCATAATCATATTCATAATTCTCGCCTGGGAAGTATTCCATGATCATGTCTGCACCCGCATATTGAAAGAGAAACTCTAAAAGGTTTAGTCCAAAGAACTCTTCCTTTGATTCCAATCTGTACAATCCTGAGGAGTTAAACGTAAGGGAGTAGGAATCAACAAAGTCAATTTCGTCCGTGTAATCGACCTCATTGGCAATGAATCCCAATTCGCGGCTGTAGAGGATATCGATAGTTTGAACCTCCTCAGGAATATCGAGCTCAAATACCTCCTCATCAGTATCAATACCTGATACATAAGTAGGGATATCTAATGAAATATCTACTTCTTCTATTATCCATTCGCCTTCCAGATAGGGAGCATCTGTTTCTGGCAAAGGGTCTGAACAGGACCATAAAAGGCCCACAAGTGGAAGTATGAGGCTATATCTGTTTCTTAAAATTTCCATGTCAATTCAGTTCCGATGTGAAATCTAATTGGGTCCTGTGGTACATAAGGCATACCATCATCACGTCCCACATAGTTGTGGTAATAAGTGGTGTTGGTCAAATTGAAAATTCTGGAATACACTCTGAAATTGATGGATTTGGAATCAATGATTTGGTATCCCAGACTCGCATTAGCAATGGTGTAGGCTGGGCTTTCGAAATATTCATAAGAAACTTTGTCCACCATAGGTGAAAGAGAAGGACCTCTTCCGTTGATCTTGATAGAGGTATAGAACTTGTTGTATATGATATCAAGAAAGCCTTTGTATTGGTATTGCGAATAATTGAGAATGGGTTGGTCTTCGTCGAAGAAGTCGTACTGCGATGAGATCCATCCGTCGTTGACTGAATAGGAGGCTTGCCCTTTGATTGTAATTGGTCCAAGTCTCATCAGAGAGTTTAATCTGGCAGTAAGGCCATAGACTTCCGCTTCCCCTTGATTGACAGAGGTCTCTAGCCTGGCAGCATCAATATTGTAAGTCAATTCATTGAAATCAGAATCACCGTTTAGATCTATCAAATCCGTGAGGTAGTTGTAATAACCACTGAGGGTCAATGAAAGGTTTTTGAGCAGATAAATCTGATAGCTCATTTCTAGTGATCTCAGCTTTTCAGGATTCAAGTCCGGATTGGGAACTCGGAAGTAATCAGCAGATCGGATGTCCTCATTCGGGTCATAAGCGTAAAAGGATCCTCCCTGTACAAATGACTTGTAAGGAGAGGGAGATAGGAAGGATTCTCCATATAGTAGTTTGGCTCGGTGTTTCTTATTTGATGAAGAATAGACAATGCCCAGTCGTGGATTCAATGCAGCCTTGAATCTAGAGTTGTAGTCATATCTGATCCCCGCTGTTACGCTCAGGTTTTTAGAGGGCTGATACAGCATTTGGGCATAGGTGCCAATGTTGTGATATTGAATATAGTAGAAGTTTTGTTTAACCGTGAGGTCGTCATAAAAAGTCACATCATTCAAATCATAGATACCATAATATCCAGCCGCCCCAATGTAATAATAGTTCTGGAGAGGCGCAGGCTGCTCTGGATCAAACGGAGTAGGTGATAGTCCTGTCTGCGGCAGAGAGTTCAATAATTCGTAACTCAAACCTGCGATTACAGATAGTTTGCTTGAGAAATTGTAGTTGAACTGTTCCTCGATCTTAGAACTTTGTGCCTGACTGTAGAAATAGCCTCTCTGCCAACGACTGCTTGCATTGACGAAATGAGAACCTTCGTCTAGTTCATAGCGACTCAAAGTAATCGTAGATCCAATGCCCCATTTTTGATTGAATGAGGTGAATTGGTGTTTGGCGTAGATGATGTTGTTGGTGGTTTTAACCTGACCGTCTTCTTCGTATAGCGTATACCTTGGGTCTACACCGTAGCTCGTACTGTGTTCGTCCTGATGATTGACGATGCCTAGAGTGAAATTTTTGAAATTGACCTCAGTCTGAATGAAATGCGATCGTGAGGGCATGTTGAAGTCCAGAGACAAAGGCCCACCATGAAAGCTTTCACCAGCTCCTACCTGAAAGTCATTGATATCATACAATTCATTGTAATAAGGTGATTCTGGTACGATATAAGGAAGGTTACTGCGATTTTCATTGTACCATTTGTATTCTTCTGGAAATTCCTCTGCATAGTTAGGTTCTGCTGAACTATATAGGTTGCCCGTTAGGCTGATGCTTAGGTTGTCTTTTTGAACCCGTGCATGAAGGTTGTGATTGAAGGTGTTGAAGCTTCCATATTCTGTGCTTGCCGATACGAATTCTTCTTCTTGATTCTCATTGGTGATGATATTGACAATACCTGCGAATGCATCCACTCCATACAGCGCTGAGGCTGGACCGATGATCACTTCCACTCTTTGTGCACCGGTCAAACTTAGGTTGGTACTGAGGGCATAGCCATCGCCTGTGGCAGGTGTGATTCGAATACCATTCATCAGGATGAGTAATTTTTCATTCCCACTGATGCCTCTGACCGTGATGTTGTTTCTAAACTGAGGGCTTGCATTGCGCTGGAACTCCACCTCTGGCACATCCTCCAGCAGTTCTGAAAGGTTGGTGTAACCTCTCACCATCAAGTCTTCTGAGGTAAATACATAGGCAGTAGCAGGTGCGTCCTGCACACCCTGCTTATTTTTGGATGCTGACACAATCCCTACATTCAACATTTCTTCTAAGGAAATGTCAAAGAGTTCATCAGGCTCCATGTATTTTTTGGGCTGTGAGATTTGTGCAGTACTCATCATTGCGTGGAAAATGAGCCCGCTGACAACTAGGAACTTAAGATACAGGGGAGGTCTAAAGAGGTATTTGTGAATCATCGAAATAACATAATGTTCTTGTTAATTTTAGATTGGTAAGATTCAATATAGCCTATATCAGCGTTTAAACCCAAATTTTCTTTGGAACTTAATTCCAGAATGACCTTGGTTTTTTGGAACAGATGATATCTATATCAATGATATGTGTACCCTTGACAGAATAAGACAATTCTATAAGTGTAGAAAGGTTTAATTCAGAATTAACTTCGCCTTTTATTTGATATCAGGGTTCGATTTAGTGTTATGAATTTATCTACAAGTATTGGGAAGTTGAGGTTGTTGGCGATTTTAGAAGGGATTAGCTATTTGTTGTTGGGAATTACCATGCCACTCAAATATGTGATGGATATACCAGAACCTAATTTTATTGTAGGAATGGCTCATGGATGGTTATTCATTTTGTATATCATCTTTTGTTTGGTCTGCATTTATAAGTACAAATGGTCTTTTCTATCTTCTGCACTGGCTTTGTTCGCTTCCTTAGTACCCTTTGGGACTTTTATTGCCGACATTAGACTTTTTAAGTTAGAGAGTGTAAAAGTCCAGGAAGACCAATAAATTTTATTTCATATTTATAATATGAAGCTCATCAAACAGTTAGGATAGAAGATAGCCTGAAAACAAAATTGAACCGACTACTGAAAATATTCTTACTCACCCTTTTGGTGATATTTACTTTATCCTTTGTTCTTTCTAGAATCCTGCGAGTGACTCCTTTATCATGGGGACATGATGAGGTCAATATGTCCTTCTGGTCCAATGAGGCGATCAACGGATATGATCCTGTGGCCTACTTCACAGTAGGAAAAGCAGTGCCTGGATCTGATAGTTTTTCTGTGGAATGGAATGAGGCTAAGTGGCTGTTTTCATCGGATGAGAATAGAAGCCTATTCGAATCTGCCCCAGATCAGTATGCACCACAATATGGGGGCTACTGTGGGTATGCGGTGGCAAAGGGTTTTACTGCCAATACCGATCCTGAAGTTTTTGAGATTCTCAATGGTAAGCTCTATTTGTTTGTCGGAGAAAATGAAAAGGAAGAATGGATGAAGAACTGGAGAGAGAATATTCGGAAATGTGAGGATAATTGGTACTGATCGAGATACAAAAAAAGCGATCTGTTGGGATCGCTGTTTGTTGATGTTTTGATTATTGTTGAGGATTAATGTTGATGTCCTCCCGGTCCGTGTACATGACCATGATCGATTTCTTCTGCAGATGCCTCTCTTACATCTACAACCTCGCCGGTAAAGTACAAATCTACACCAGCCATAGGGTGGTTGAAATCCATTTTAACAGTTTCCTCTCCAATTTCTAAAACTAGTCCCTGCATTGGATTACCTTCCTGGTCGTTCATAGGTAGGAAAGTACCTACTTTCACTGCTTCGGCCAATTGTCCTTCCACCTGAAATATGTGGATTGGTAGATCGACAATTGCATCAGGATTGGGTTCGCCATAGCCGTCTTCGCTTTTGATTTCAAATTCAAAATTAGCGCCTACTTCCTGATTCAATAAATTTTCTTCAAACTGAGGTAAAACCTGATTATGGCCGAATAAGAAGACAAATGGCTCCTTGTTGTCAACTTCCTGTATGATTTCGCCCTCTTTGTTGCTCTCTTTTAATTGGTAGGTAATAGCTACCACTGAATTATTAGAAATTTTCATACGGCGAAGTTAAAGGCTTTCAAATCAATCTGGACATTATCTGACTTTTTCTCAAGGATTTACTGAATTAGGTGATTTGCCTAGAGCCATTGGCATAGTGCTTGGATATTCCTCCATGTACCAATGTTTAACTTAAAAAAGAATATAATGGAAATTATAGCAAATCAAGAAATAGAAAGAACGGCTATACAAAATATAGTGAATTGGGTGGAAGAAATCGATAGACATGAAGAGATGCTTCCCTTAGGAAATAGTGATGAAATGTTGGCTCTGTTGGAAAATACAAAAGGAGCTCCTTTGAATGCTCAAGAGCTCTTAGTCGCTCATCATATGTTGATCAATTCTGTCGTGAATTGATGTGTAAAAAGAATTAGTTTATCATAGGTTGGTTACCCGGTGGGTTACGGCTCATCGGGTATATTTTCCAATCAACCCTATGGTTTGGCATGATTCATGTCTAATTGAGATTGTTTTGAAGAAGGTTAGGTTAAGGCCGGTAAGTTCTCTTATCGGTCTTTTTTTTTGTATTAATATTGTAATATTGCGATATAAAAATATAGGTAGATCATGTCAGCGAAGAAATTAGGATTTTTAGATCAGTATTTAACCCTTTGGATATTTTTAGCTATGGCCATAGGTGTGGGGTTGGGCTACATAGTTCCTGAGATTTCCACAGCTATAGATGCTTTGAGCGTAGGTACGACCAATGTGCCAATTGCTATAGGTCTGATATTGATGATGTATCCGCCACTCGCGAAGGTGAACTACAAGTTGCTACCTGCTGTTTTTCGAGATGTGAAAACGCTGATGGTTTCGCTGGTTCTCAACTGGGTATTAGGACCTGTATTGATGTTTGTGCTTGCCATTATTTTTCTTCAAGACTACCCGGAATATATGGTAGGACTGATTTTGATCGGTTTGGCCAGATGCATCGCGATGGTGCTGGTGTGGAATGACCTAGCGGATGGTAATTCTGAATATGGGGCTGGTCTGGTTGCATTGAACTCGATCTTTCAGGTATTTGGTTATAGTTTTTATGCATGGCTATTCATTACAGTTCTACCTCCCTATTTCGGGATGGAAGGAGCGATTGTGGATATTTCGATAGCTACTATTGCTGAGAGTGTTTTTCTCTATTTGGGAATCCCATTTATCGCTGGCATCTTGAGTCGTGTGATTTTGGTGCCTATCAAGGGAGAGCAATGGTACAAAGAGCGTTTTATACCGAAGATTTCACCAATTACCTTAGTTGCTTTGCTTTTTACTATTGTAGTGATGTTTTCGCTCAAAGGAGAGTTGATTGTTCAGATCCCTATGGACGTTTTTAGAATTGCCATTCCGCTATTGATTTACTTTGCGCTCATGTTTGTTATTGGTTTCTTCCTTAGCAAAGCAGTGGGTGCTACTTATGATAAAAATGCTTCTATCGCCTTTACAGCAGCTGGTAACAATTTCGAACTGGCTATTGCTGTCGCTATTGCTGTTTTTGGATTGAATTCAGGTCAGGCTTTTGCAGGTGTGATAGGTCCATTGGTAGAGGTGCCCGCCTTGATTCTATTGGTTCGTGTGGCTTTTTGGCTCAAGAAGAAATACTACTAGTTTCCAACTGATCTTTCTTGATTCGAAAGGCGATGTAAAGTATACTGATGCCGATACTCAATGCGGTAAGTATAGTAATGAAACTGGTCCAGTCAGCTATTTGATGCTTATTCAAGATCAGAATAAGCACTAATCCCATATAGAGGAGTCTGGCTACTTCTAAAACAATGGCCCAGGTTTTGGCTTGCATTAAGGCTCCCCAGCTGATGATCATAGCAAAGATTCTTATGGATAGTAAAAAGCGATTGAGTCCCGTCAATGGACTGGACAGATCCACTGTGACAAATAGATAAGCAAGAGAAAGTATGACCTGTGAAATAAGGTAGGGTGTGAGGTGGCTGAATTGCTCGCTTTGATATTTCACTTGTTCCTCTTTTGTATATCCGATTCGGTCGACTTTTTGGGTTTCCAAGCCTCTGGGGCGCCAACCTAATGGCATGAACCATAATCGAAACTTGTCCCACCAGTAAGGGGCTGCTATGGCATCATCCCAAAGCTGTTTCCAATATTGGAAATTGATATAGATAGGGTCCCAGGTACGGGGTGGATGTGTGACCCCATAGCAGACTTCTTCTTTTTCTTCTTCAAAGGTTCCGAATAGCTTGTCCCAAATGATCAGGAATTCTGAAAAGTTCTTGTCGATATATTGAGGATTGACACCATGGTGTACCCGGTGGTGGGAGGGAGTTACAAAGAATTTTTCGAACCATCCGAGTTTCTTGATCAGCCGCGTATGATGCCAATAGGCCAGTAGCAAATGAACGGCCGCTACTGCATAGATCGCCTCTGGACTGAAGCCTATTAAAACCAATATCCA
This is a stretch of genomic DNA from Reichenbachiella ulvae. It encodes these proteins:
- a CDS encoding COG1470 family protein — protein: MSTRTKWSFYRAFTLGWILMLVSGVALAQSVQLYTPYTKISVPPGESIDYTVEVVNFSHAIRDVGISVTGLPKDWDYSLQSGGWTIEQLAVKPDEEKSFKLQVQVPLKIEKGKYTFYVNAAGYSRLPLTVLVSEKGTFKTDFHCDQPNMQGHATSSFTFNTELKNHTVEPQIYSLRSQAPRGWRVIFKPNHKQATSVNVDPNGSKNVSIEITAPTGIKEGTYSIPVQAVNSNTSADLDLEVVITGSYEMELTTPTGLLSTKLTAGETKRIELLVKNTGSTTLKDVELSATNPSKWEVQFDPKEIEAIEAGQSKTVYATLQAYDKAIAGDYVVKMKAKSPEVDSDASFRVSVKTSWWSGALGIVIILAVIGGLGYLFKKYGRR
- a CDS encoding ABC transporter ATP-binding protein; translated protein: MSEEVIDIQNLVKTYPGHTAVDGLNLKIRKGEVFGLLGPNGAGKSTTILMLMGMTDPSEGSLRVCGIDPTRQPVEVKRKVGYLPENVGFYEDRSGLDNLVYLARLNGFNLQEAESKAEEMLEKVGLTEAAHKKVGQYSRGMRQRLGLADTLIKSPEVIILDEPTLGIDPKGVKELLALITRLSKEEGLTVLLSSHHLHQVQQVCDRVGLFVAGKLIAEGDLESLSQQLFAESEQRVEAHVSADNPSKIEQAIQQISALDEVKTVERQEDRLQITCTGHSSPRIAREIAAADLDLINLSQKQLGLDEIYQRYFEGGENE
- a CDS encoding ABC transporter permease, with protein sequence MSDDTIQVTAPTANPWFGGFRKKKARTTHPFWVMVGKEMADHVRSWRFILLLALLALACVGSLYTALSNLGSSIKAIDAEDAFFFLRLFTVSDGSMPSFMVFISFLGPILGIALGFDAINSEQNRGTLSRVLSQPIHRDYLINSKFVAALIIIGVMLFALGFLVMGIGMLVTGLVPTMEEFMRFFAFMLVSVLYVAFWLNLSLLFSVRFRQAATSALSGLSIWLFFTVFYQLIVQLLVKAVIPTTILTQQRAAQYQYLLQKWMSILPSQLYSDATTTLLMPKVRSLGPLTMEQMYGSIPSPLPLGQSLLVVWPQLTGLIAATLLCFGISYLWFMRREVRAN
- a CDS encoding CHAT domain-containing protein, with product MSYYYYYYYYAFFETSKEEQQTWINQVFDYRLANKALLFQSVKNLKEAIYELNDPALMEAYLLWIKTKENLSKLNKVDHQTLAKSGLDKDSLLELSNELEKKISLKVAVSKNNKRDMDLLNWQSVANSLSEDEMAIEIIRLRDFDVNTGQFTDSIRYACLALNKRMNNGPKLVMLENGNQMEVKQLKTYRNLVKFKMADEVSYDVFVNPLIEGFNRDMRKNIYMSPDGVYNQINLNTLLNTETNEYFINEYNLLLLSSLRDLIEEDKPNYQSNTSSAEFYFFGYPNYQYNPLKGETEGSQPASTDDGGERSIHFQMKNMISRGAEITLLPGTLEEVEAASAIVSDHVEEEVITGNEATEERVKALESPGLLHIATHGFFLNEDPPKTEPFISDDLTTIQLSNPFINPLFNSGLMLTGAAHAYDSLVLLKELVAIQSGGIAEDGIMTSYEVMNISLRDTKLVILSACETGLGKVKSGEGVYGLQRAFQTAGADAVVISLWKVSDAATKDLMILFYKNYVEGKAPRDAFVAAQQELKTKYESPYYWGAFIFVGGSTSEGMIKQPL
- a CDS encoding tetratricopeptide repeat protein: MHIRTLVILLLNFTMAFGNNETTVFRQLASYDSRSAASSLEQWYPTNETDEQLKATAEAYLDLLKGNQEMAGSKLESIYTTLKNESGVDKKLAIYVDRALGYSQFMDGNLDSAYVHYWPALLLIREQYGTKSPIYIDQLRLVIELFRAQGKLGVAQEMLSTLHDLSKKVYGKEDAKTIEVLALLGSIGTEMARFDVAEGYFNQCNQLTENASTDPELTAKSMNLVYQSDFYLTKGNFTVAEALNNEALKILEHIYPDFHPAKSQAYLLKAKIYIAMNNLNEAGETLSELIAFQRSYYGENHPVLAKSQLELADVLIQQGFASSSQDLLQNCQTILEPSVGTSHADYCRLLILKAQAIAEAEPQKAKGYFLESIATLEKNYGKSHFYLAKALSSYSAFLYQANNLKTAEKQERKALEIRTTLFDFYHPDYANSLFMLAKINLKAGNKKEASIYLKKSAENYLIQYNKYFAFLSEYEKGQFYELLLLLLLLCLFRNEQRRAADLDQSGI